A genomic region of Pseudomonadota bacterium contains the following coding sequences:
- a CDS encoding DUF6632 domain-containing protein — protein sequence MEDQQKYRLLRVVMVIVGLALLVATPIGLELWPAGFRWMTPAPHPAYEHMIWAMFAANGIALLMAVRDPRRDRIIIDFTIISMTLHGLVMAYDAIAVGEPMHLLGDVPALLALAALFFWLRPKRVEAV from the coding sequence ATGGAAGATCAGCAAAAATATCGCTTGCTACGGGTGGTGATGGTTATCGTGGGTTTGGCTTTACTGGTCGCTACGCCCATCGGCTTGGAATTGTGGCCGGCTGGCTTTCGATGGATGACGCCCGCACCGCATCCCGCCTACGAGCATATGATTTGGGCCATGTTTGCCGCCAATGGGATTGCGCTGTTGATGGCGGTGCGTGATCCGCGCCGGGATCGGATCATTATTGACTTCACGATTATTTCAATGACCTTGCATGGTTTGGTGATGGCCTATGATGCAATCGCCGTGGGTGAACCCATGCACCTATTGGGCGACGTCCCGGCGCTGCTGGCATTGGCTGCTTTATTCTTTTGGCTGCGGCCCAAACGCGTTGAGGCCGTATGA
- a CDS encoding DUF4157 domain-containing protein, translated as MRQILGHAEIQPKLVVGAPDDKYEREADRMADAVMRMPAPAPHSQNAAPCPSCEAQHQELEQVQTALSQSGPNSRDVQGSFAADAGIETTIRSIRGGGQPLPSELRRFYEPRFGYRFDHVRLHTGDQAARTSQAIHARAFTLGPDIVFGPGQFAPQTASGRHLLAHELTHVIQQGPIGRDIQRQDEPNLSQSLPSPDFDLSWQPPPVTFGGLDLSLDLSLGTLDPTGELAIYNWLLMDPDLFELMLTGNIPSARYNLFSLTPWADTLLDPTPWWLLMPPPSAEEESAPSVPGGATLFSAGPARFRVLFEQPSIPEPESLQRINAILNPPSGLDTGGMIKGLITAFLTTTPPGKQILRGITGALGSSEESSGGASFHIDLNLLPTPILQGEPPAFQLMFEIRH; from the coding sequence GTGAGACAGATTCTCGGCCACGCGGAAATCCAGCCTAAGTTGGTCGTCGGTGCGCCGGACGACAAGTACGAACGGGAGGCCGATCGCATGGCCGATGCGGTGATGCGAATGCCAGCACCCGCACCACACTCACAAAACGCCGCGCCGTGCCCATCCTGTGAAGCGCAGCATCAAGAGCTTGAACAGGTTCAAACAGCACTATCTCAGAGCGGACCGAACAGCCGGGATGTGCAGGGATCTTTTGCCGCCGACGCGGGCATCGAGACCACCATTCGATCCATCCGCGGCGGCGGACAGCCATTGCCGTCGGAATTGCGGCGTTTTTACGAGCCTCGTTTCGGCTACCGTTTCGACCATGTGCGATTGCACACCGGTGATCAGGCCGCCCGGACTTCCCAGGCCATCCATGCCCGCGCCTTTACTTTGGGCCCGGATATCGTGTTCGGGCCCGGACAATTCGCGCCGCAAACCGCTTCCGGTCGTCACTTGCTGGCTCATGAGCTGACCCACGTCATCCAGCAGGGGCCTATTGGACGAGATATTCAACGCCAGGACGAGCCGAACCTATCCCAATCTCTACCGTCGCCGGACTTCGATCTGAGTTGGCAGCCCCCACCTGTCACCTTCGGCGGCCTGGATCTTAGCCTCGATCTCAGTCTGGGGACGCTAGACCCCACCGGAGAGCTGGCCATCTATAACTGGTTGTTGATGGATCCGGATCTGTTCGAACTGATGTTGACGGGCAACATCCCAAGTGCCCGCTACAATTTGTTCAGCCTCACGCCCTGGGCCGACACGCTGCTGGATCCCACGCCCTGGTGGCTGCTCATGCCGCCACCCAGTGCAGAGGAAGAATCGGCGCCCAGTGTGCCGGGCGGTGCCACCTTGTTCTCCGCCGGCCCGGCCCGTTTCCGGGTGTTGTTTGAGCAGCCCAGCATTCCGGAACCGGAAAGTTTACAGCGCATCAATGCCATCCTGAATCCGCCGAGCGGTCTGGATACCGGCGGCATGATCAAAGGATTGATTACGGCGTTTCTGACCACCACGCCGCCCGGTAAACAGATACTCCGGGGCATCACCGGCGCACTGGGTTCGAGCGAAGAATCCTCCGGCGGCGCCAGCTTCCACATCGATCTGAATTTACTGCCAACGCCGATATTGCAGGGTGAGCCACCCGCATTTCAATTGATGTTCGAGATCCGGCATTGA
- a CDS encoding Hsp20/alpha crystallin family protein — MSTRDLEELMWARALEMIGRAERLQRQFFQPGRAGAVRAVWEPPVDVYESHDTIRILVALPGVAPSEVVVTVEDGAVTISGERRLPSGVRSAGTAIHRLEIPHGRFERRLPLPTRPLEVVGSELANGCLEILLRKI, encoded by the coding sequence ATGTCGACACGCGACCTGGAAGAGCTCATGTGGGCTCGCGCCCTGGAAATGATCGGCCGTGCCGAGCGTTTGCAGCGGCAGTTCTTTCAACCCGGACGCGCGGGCGCCGTAAGGGCGGTTTGGGAACCCCCCGTAGACGTCTACGAGTCCCATGACACGATACGGATACTGGTCGCGTTGCCGGGGGTTGCGCCGTCGGAGGTGGTGGTCACCGTCGAAGACGGGGCCGTGACGATTTCGGGCGAACGCCGCTTGCCATCCGGCGTGCGCTCCGCCGGAACCGCCATCCACCGATTGGAGATCCCGCACGGTCGGTTCGAGCGCCGGTTGCCGCTTCCGACCAGACCACTCGAAGTCGTGGGGAGTGAGTTAGCCAACGGCTGCCTGGAAATTCTATTACGCAAGATATAA
- the lon gene encoding endopeptidase La, with protein MVPSPSQAADEVESVRLPEDVLIIIPVRNLVLFPGIVMPIAVGREQSIAAAQEAARTERPVGLLLQRDAEVDQPEPTDLYTVGTAASILRYVTDPDGGHHLVCHGDKRFRVVDFIPGQPFLLARVERLPDDEQVTHQAEALAHHLRDQAVEAVSLLPQAPPEMAKALRSITSATALGDIVAGYLDVTPQEKQEILQTLDTETRLQRIRQLLDHRVEVLRLQRQITEQTKESLDERQREAVLREQLRTIQRELGEDGDRAAEVQEIAQAITDAGMPEEVEAQARKELKRLERMPEGAGEYGMLRTYLDWLIELPWSKTTAEAIEIDAARRVLDEDHYGLDKIKRRILEHLAVRKLNPEGKSPILCFVGPPGVGKTSLGQSIARAMGRQFERVSLGGVHDEAEVRGHRRTYIGALPGNMIQAIRKAGTRNPLIMLDEMDKLGAGVQGDPSAALLEVLDPEQNATFRDNYLAVPFDLSKVMFIGTANVLDNIPGPLRDRMEVIELPGYTEAEKVEIARRYLVPRQLKGTGLTESQCGISDSALHRLVQGYTREAGCRNLEREIGAICRSVAMRIAEGTVESVGVNAEDLPDILGPERFESEVAMRTSVPGVATGLAWTPVGGDVLFIEASRAPGKGRLILTGQLGEVMKESAQAALSLIKSRAMDLGLEPAMFDNSDIHVHVPAGAIPKDGPSAGVAMFTALLSLLTERTVRHDVAMTGEITLRGLVLPVGGIKEKVLAAHRAGIKKVLLPARNRKDYEDIPQNAREQLEFVWLETVDQVISEALGEEIRVAHADAV; from the coding sequence ATGGTACCGAGCCCGTCGCAAGCGGCGGATGAGGTTGAAAGCGTCCGTCTGCCGGAAGATGTGCTGATCATCATCCCCGTCCGGAACCTCGTTCTTTTTCCGGGCATTGTGATGCCCATCGCCGTGGGTCGGGAGCAATCCATCGCAGCGGCACAAGAAGCGGCCCGCACCGAGCGACCGGTTGGTTTGCTGTTACAACGAGATGCCGAAGTCGATCAGCCGGAACCGACAGACCTCTATACCGTCGGCACTGCCGCAAGCATTCTGCGTTACGTGACCGATCCCGACGGTGGACATCATCTCGTCTGCCATGGCGATAAGCGTTTTCGAGTGGTGGATTTTATCCCCGGCCAACCATTCCTGCTGGCGCGCGTGGAACGTCTTCCGGATGATGAACAAGTCACTCATCAGGCAGAAGCCTTGGCCCATCACTTACGCGATCAAGCCGTTGAAGCAGTCAGCCTGTTGCCTCAGGCGCCGCCGGAGATGGCAAAAGCCCTGCGCTCAATTACTTCCGCCACGGCACTGGGTGACATCGTGGCCGGCTATCTGGACGTCACCCCGCAGGAGAAGCAGGAGATTCTGCAAACCCTGGATACCGAAACGCGCTTGCAGCGGATTCGCCAGCTGCTCGATCACCGAGTCGAGGTGCTGCGTCTGCAGCGTCAAATCACCGAGCAAACCAAAGAAAGCCTGGATGAACGTCAGCGGGAAGCGGTGCTTCGAGAGCAACTGCGAACCATCCAACGAGAGCTCGGTGAGGATGGCGATCGAGCGGCGGAGGTCCAGGAGATCGCGCAGGCCATTACCGATGCCGGGATGCCCGAAGAGGTCGAGGCTCAAGCACGCAAGGAGTTGAAGCGGCTCGAGCGTATGCCGGAGGGTGCCGGTGAATACGGCATGCTCCGTACATATCTCGATTGGCTCATCGAGCTGCCCTGGTCCAAGACGACCGCCGAGGCGATCGAGATCGACGCCGCCCGGCGGGTGCTCGATGAGGACCACTATGGCCTGGATAAGATCAAGCGCCGCATCCTGGAGCATCTGGCGGTTCGCAAGCTGAATCCAGAGGGTAAAAGTCCCATTTTGTGCTTTGTGGGGCCGCCCGGCGTGGGCAAGACGTCTTTGGGGCAAAGTATCGCCCGAGCCATGGGCAGACAGTTCGAGCGGGTCAGTCTCGGTGGCGTTCACGACGAGGCCGAGGTGCGCGGTCACCGGCGGACCTATATCGGGGCTTTGCCCGGCAACATGATCCAGGCCATCCGTAAAGCGGGCACGCGCAACCCGTTGATTATGCTTGATGAAATGGACAAGCTGGGCGCCGGCGTTCAGGGCGATCCTTCTGCCGCGCTGTTAGAGGTGTTGGACCCGGAACAAAACGCGACCTTCCGCGACAACTATCTGGCCGTGCCGTTCGATTTGTCGAAAGTCATGTTCATCGGTACCGCCAACGTTCTGGACAACATCCCAGGACCGCTGCGCGACCGAATGGAAGTGATCGAGCTCCCGGGTTACACGGAAGCGGAGAAGGTGGAAATTGCCCGCCGCTATCTGGTCCCTCGGCAATTGAAAGGGACCGGTTTGACCGAGTCCCAGTGTGGCATATCGGATAGTGCTTTGCATCGCTTGGTTCAAGGCTATACGCGGGAGGCCGGCTGCCGAAACCTGGAACGCGAAATCGGGGCTATCTGCCGGAGCGTGGCCATGCGAATCGCCGAAGGCACAGTGGAGTCGGTTGGGGTGAATGCTGAAGACCTGCCGGATATCCTGGGGCCCGAGCGTTTCGAGAGCGAAGTGGCGATGCGAACCAGCGTGCCCGGCGTGGCCACCGGTTTGGCCTGGACGCCGGTGGGTGGCGATGTGCTGTTCATCGAAGCAAGCCGCGCCCCCGGAAAAGGGCGGCTTATCCTGACCGGCCAATTGGGCGAGGTGATGAAGGAGAGTGCGCAAGCGGCCTTGAGTCTGATCAAGTCCCGCGCGATGGATTTGGGTTTGGAACCGGCGATGTTCGATAATAGCGATATTCACGTCCATGTTCCCGCAGGCGCCATACCCAAAGACGGGCCCAGTGCGGGCGTCGCTATGTTCACCGCACTGTTGTCTCTGTTGACCGAGCGAACGGTTCGTCACGACGTCGCCATGACCGGTGAGATCACCCTTCGGGGTTTGGTTCTGCCCGTGGGCGGTATCAAAGAAAAAGTATTGGCGGCCCACCGTGCGGGAATCAAGAAAGTACTGCTGCCGGCGCGCAATCGCAAAGACTACGAAGATATTCCCCAAAACGCCCGAGAACAGCTTGAATTTGTGTGGCTGGAGACGGTCGATCAGGTCATAAGCGAGGCGTTGGGTGAAGAAATTCGAGTTGCCCATGCCGATGCCGTCTAA
- a CDS encoding PAS domain S-box protein encodes MFFTLGGMSNSGQNNNESRLVRATNLVWSDLEDEIIHRSFLEAILASTTDSIFLLTDSGRLAYANEAARSTLKLASGRLPRRKFAELWSAACRETINRALQNVIDSQSASVIEVTDTGTDASSTIFELALSPIPEGDGSTARVCVIGREITDRRRTEDSLARTTRLYDTLSHARRAIVRAQNQDALFMEICRILSEFGDFPLTWIGVIDPDSNTIKPTACGMYQTFLADLAVDLDTSASADLSSPAIVARTGVLHTIQNPSPEELDRVAATWANRHGNLRFGSTGAFPLQVGSRTIGVLAVYAEDASGLDSDTVSLLSSLSEDVSFALDVLFQNQARQRAEQALRERESQLAEAQKLAHLGYWWMDTEGQHIDATDEAKRIFGYPADHPGVSHQQLLERVHPDDKVQHLQYLQEMVKGLDQVEFDYRIILPDETERWVHSVTYAERGADHRTQRVYGICQDITERKLAEQALIESEARWQFALEGADEGVWDWDVQTNSVFYSNRWKDMLGYAPDELVNDLSEWDSRLHPEDRSHAYNTIIAYLRERKTPTYAVEYRLRARDGNYIWILDRGKIVDWTDEGLPKRIIGTHTDITERKNAENALKASEAMRSTILNSTMDAIVALDENNKIILFNSAAEDMFHFKADEIAGRPIWDLIPNKLHAGYRTWVKTLPDSENGSLVRAKPVRVYGRRADGSEFPLEVSMTRTELDGQRIYTNVLRDITDLVSAERELRLSAEVLASSAEAICVTDKDRRIISINPALSKMTGYSAADLVGQPSEILYPPQSQALYREARTSAEQGHWQGEGWCRRKSGDAFPIWLTVSAVTNKRGGPTHYIAMFSDITDRKRDADRINYLANHDPLTGLPNRTMLDGLLEKALLSARRSGSHLAILFLDLDRFKTINDSLGHDVGDRLLMSVGQRLKSCLRQSDTVARQGGDEFIILLPDIRNLDRVVSIAEHLLEVIGQPYEVRGLQLNITPSIGVALYPRDGRDGPTLIKNADTAMYAAKERGRANIRFFSRDMAERAKERLAMENRLRKALDNGEFTLHYQPQIDALSGRILGVEALLRWVTPELGIIHPEQFIPVAEESGLIVPLGQWVIEEACRQNNAWRQTGLPHVPVAVNLSALQFQHGDLRNIVLRALRQSTLEGTALELELTEHVLLQDLDSTLRTLRELKDAGIAIAVDDFGTGYSSLGYLKRFPIDKLKIDREFVRDITIDPNDAAITSAIIGLGRSLNIHVVAEGVENAYQFKMLSDWGCDSIQGFFFARPTSAEQLLTSVLEQFGAKRKKEG; translated from the coding sequence ATGTTCTTCACGCTTGGAGGAATGTCGAACAGCGGGCAAAATAATAATGAATCACGATTGGTCCGAGCGACCAATTTAGTGTGGAGCGATCTGGAGGATGAAATCATTCACCGGTCTTTTCTAGAGGCTATTCTTGCCTCGACTACCGATAGTATCTTTCTCCTGACGGATTCAGGTCGTCTTGCTTACGCTAACGAAGCCGCGAGATCAACGCTGAAATTGGCTAGCGGCCGCCTTCCTCGCCGAAAGTTCGCTGAGCTGTGGTCAGCAGCTTGCAGGGAAACCATCAACCGCGCACTGCAAAATGTCATCGATAGCCAGTCGGCCAGCGTAATTGAGGTCACCGATACAGGAACAGACGCTTCATCGACGATTTTCGAGTTGGCACTTTCCCCGATACCCGAGGGAGATGGGTCCACCGCCCGCGTTTGCGTGATCGGTCGTGAAATCACTGACCGACGGCGAACGGAAGACAGTCTGGCCCGGACAACCCGCCTATACGATACGTTAAGTCATGCCCGTCGAGCGATCGTCCGGGCACAAAATCAAGACGCTTTGTTCATGGAGATTTGCCGAATACTCAGTGAGTTCGGGGATTTTCCGTTGACGTGGATCGGCGTTATCGACCCGGATTCGAACACCATTAAGCCCACGGCTTGTGGCATGTACCAAACTTTTTTGGCCGATCTCGCAGTGGACCTGGATACATCGGCCTCCGCTGACCTCTCATCCCCCGCCATCGTCGCTCGCACAGGCGTATTGCATACGATTCAGAACCCATCCCCGGAGGAGCTGGACCGTGTCGCTGCAACTTGGGCGAACCGTCACGGCAATTTGCGCTTCGGCAGCACCGGTGCCTTCCCCCTTCAGGTTGGATCTAGGACCATCGGTGTGCTCGCCGTCTATGCGGAAGATGCCAGCGGTTTGGATTCCGATACGGTGTCGCTGTTGTCATCTCTTAGCGAAGACGTTTCGTTTGCACTTGACGTGCTGTTCCAAAACCAGGCGCGACAGCGCGCAGAGCAAGCGCTCAGGGAACGAGAATCACAACTGGCCGAAGCGCAGAAACTCGCCCATCTAGGCTACTGGTGGATGGATACAGAAGGACAACACATCGACGCCACCGATGAAGCCAAACGAATTTTCGGCTATCCGGCTGACCACCCGGGAGTATCGCACCAGCAACTCCTAGAGCGCGTGCACCCCGATGACAAAGTGCAACATCTCCAGTACTTGCAAGAAATGGTTAAGGGTCTGGACCAAGTAGAGTTCGATTACCGCATCATCCTGCCCGACGAGACCGAGCGTTGGGTTCATTCGGTGACCTATGCGGAACGGGGTGCCGACCATCGGACCCAACGCGTCTACGGTATTTGTCAGGATATTACGGAACGCAAGTTGGCCGAACAGGCACTGATCGAAAGCGAAGCCCGTTGGCAATTCGCGTTAGAGGGTGCCGACGAGGGCGTGTGGGACTGGGATGTTCAGACCAACTCGGTTTTTTATTCCAACCGATGGAAAGATATGCTCGGTTATGCGCCGGATGAGTTGGTCAACGATCTCTCGGAGTGGGACTCTCGGCTCCACCCGGAGGACCGATCACACGCCTACAATACCATTATCGCTTATCTGCGAGAACGAAAAACGCCGACCTACGCGGTGGAGTATCGTCTGCGGGCGCGAGACGGGAATTACATCTGGATACTCGATCGGGGAAAAATCGTTGATTGGACGGACGAGGGTCTGCCGAAGCGGATCATCGGCACCCACACGGATATCACGGAGCGAAAAAATGCTGAGAACGCGCTCAAAGCCAGTGAAGCGATGCGCTCGACGATTCTCAACTCCACCATGGATGCCATTGTCGCGCTTGATGAGAACAACAAGATCATCCTGTTTAACTCGGCCGCCGAAGACATGTTCCATTTCAAAGCCGACGAGATCGCCGGTCGGCCAATCTGGGATTTAATCCCGAACAAGCTCCACGCCGGATACCGGACATGGGTTAAAACGCTACCTGATTCCGAAAATGGGAGTCTGGTGCGCGCTAAGCCGGTTCGTGTTTACGGGCGACGGGCCGACGGGAGTGAGTTTCCGCTGGAAGTCTCAATGACGCGCACGGAGCTGGATGGCCAACGAATTTACACCAATGTGCTAAGAGACATTACGGATCTGGTCAGTGCGGAACGAGAACTTCGACTGTCAGCGGAAGTACTTGCCTCCTCGGCGGAAGCAATTTGCGTCACAGACAAAGATCGCCGGATCATCTCTATCAATCCGGCCTTGTCGAAAATGACTGGCTATTCCGCGGCAGACCTAGTCGGACAACCTTCGGAAATCCTGTACCCACCCCAATCACAAGCGCTTTACCGGGAAGCTCGCACCAGTGCCGAGCAGGGACACTGGCAAGGCGAAGGTTGGTGCCGACGCAAAAGTGGCGATGCGTTCCCCATTTGGTTAACGGTCAGCGCTGTGACGAACAAACGGGGGGGGCCGACCCATTACATCGCCATGTTCTCGGATATCACGGACCGTAAACGTGACGCGGACCGGATCAACTACCTCGCCAATCACGATCCACTCACCGGATTGCCGAACCGAACCATGCTGGATGGTTTATTGGAAAAGGCGCTGTTAAGTGCGCGTCGCTCCGGTTCTCACTTAGCCATCTTGTTCCTTGATCTGGATCGATTCAAAACCATTAACGATTCCCTGGGACACGACGTGGGCGACCGTTTGCTCATGTCGGTGGGACAACGGCTGAAATCCTGCCTTCGGCAGTCCGATACGGTTGCCCGGCAAGGCGGCGATGAGTTCATCATCCTGCTTCCGGATATCCGCAATTTAGACCGGGTGGTCTCCATTGCCGAACATCTGCTGGAGGTGATCGGGCAGCCTTACGAAGTTCGCGGCTTACAGCTCAACATCACACCCAGCATTGGCGTGGCCTTGTATCCGCGTGACGGCCGGGATGGTCCAACATTGATCAAAAACGCCGACACTGCGATGTATGCGGCCAAGGAACGGGGCAGAGCCAATATTCGATTCTTCAGTCGGGACATGGCGGAACGCGCCAAAGAACGTCTGGCCATGGAAAACCGCTTACGAAAGGCGCTGGATAACGGCGAATTCACCTTGCATTATCAGCCGCAGATCGATGCGCTATCCGGACGGATATTGGGCGTGGAAGCGCTGCTGCGCTGGGTGACGCCGGAACTCGGCATCATCCATCCGGAGCAGTTCATTCCGGTTGCTGAAGAATCGGGTCTCATCGTGCCGTTGGGACAATGGGTGATTGAGGAAGCCTGCCGTCAAAACAATGCCTGGCGACAAACCGGATTGCCTCATGTGCCGGTCGCCGTAAACCTGTCCGCCTTGCAGTTCCAGCATGGCGATCTGCGAAACATTGTTCTCCGAGCATTACGGCAATCGACCCTGGAAGGCACCGCCCTGGAACTGGAGCTGACCGAACATGTCCTGCTCCAAGACCTGGACAGCACGCTGCGTACACTGCGTGAACTGAAGGATGCCGGCATCGCCATCGCCGTAGACGATTTCGGCACCGGCTATTCGTCTTTGGGTTATCTCAAACGATTCCCCATCGACAAGCTGAAAATCGACCGCGAGTTCGTGCGTGATATTACCATCGATCCCAACGACGCCGCGATTACCTCGGCGATTATCGGCTTGGGACGCAGCCTCAACATTCACGTGGTCGCCGAAGGCGTGGAAAATGCCTATCAGTTCAAGATGCTCTCGGATTGGGGTTGCGACAGCATTCAAGGTTTCTTCTTCGCCCGACCCACTTCCGCAGAGCAACTCCTCACCAGCGTGTTGGAGCAGTTCGGCGCCAAACGCAAGAAAGAAGGGTAG